A genomic stretch from Anaerolinea thermophila UNI-1 includes:
- a CDS encoding ABC transporter ATP-binding protein, with protein sequence MSDWAIRVEKIGKQYRIGTLNSQRYQTLRDAITGLFDRSARNVVSGRIWALKDVSFEVRQGQVLGIIGRNGAGKSTLLKILSRVTQPTEGFGEIRGRVGSLLEVGTGFHPELTGRENIYLNGAILGMKRREIERKFDEIVEFAEVGAFIDTPVKRYSSGMYLRLAFAVAAHLEPEILVVDEVLAVGDAEFQRKCLGKMSDVAQEGRTVLFVSHNMSAILRLTQETLVIEKGRLKMRAPTPEAVDYYLSQGYSQEGQRTWDADEIPPEAAPFRPCAVRIVNAEGKVTETVRSTEPFHIEVEYALDAPITGLRVGVYLMSMRGEYIFTSFDTDDPQRFERYPVRQTGVYVSRCTVPADLLNEGRYAVGINASSFRVRRYFQDDQALSFTVDATGAPGTHWTEARLGPLRPRLDWKIEVKA encoded by the coding sequence TACCAGACGTTGCGCGATGCCATCACTGGCTTGTTCGACCGTTCCGCACGCAATGTGGTCTCCGGGCGCATCTGGGCGTTGAAGGATGTCTCATTCGAAGTGCGTCAGGGGCAAGTGCTGGGCATTATTGGGCGCAACGGCGCGGGAAAAAGCACCCTACTCAAGATCCTCTCCCGCGTGACTCAGCCTACCGAGGGCTTTGGCGAAATTCGCGGGCGGGTGGGGTCCCTGCTGGAAGTGGGTACGGGGTTTCACCCGGAACTGACAGGGCGGGAGAACATTTACCTGAACGGCGCCATTTTGGGCATGAAACGCCGCGAAATCGAGCGCAAATTCGATGAGATTGTCGAGTTTGCCGAGGTGGGTGCATTCATTGATACACCCGTCAAGCGCTATTCCAGCGGCATGTACCTGCGCCTGGCGTTTGCGGTGGCGGCACATCTTGAGCCGGAAATTCTGGTGGTGGACGAGGTCCTGGCGGTGGGCGATGCCGAGTTTCAGCGCAAGTGCCTGGGCAAGATGAGCGATGTGGCGCAGGAAGGGCGCACGGTGCTGTTCGTCAGCCATAACATGAGCGCCATTTTGCGCCTGACTCAGGAAACGCTGGTCATCGAAAAAGGGCGTCTGAAGATGCGTGCGCCCACACCTGAAGCGGTGGATTACTATCTCTCTCAGGGCTATTCTCAGGAAGGACAGCGCACCTGGGATGCCGATGAAATTCCCCCTGAGGCGGCGCCTTTCCGCCCGTGCGCGGTGCGCATTGTCAACGCCGAGGGCAAGGTCACCGAGACCGTGCGCTCCACTGAACCCTTCCATATTGAAGTTGAATATGCTCTCGATGCGCCCATCACCGGCTTGCGGGTGGGTGTTTACCTGATGAGCATGCGCGGGGAGTACATCTTTACGTCGTTTGATACGGATGACCCTCAGCGCTTCGAGCGTTATCCGGTGCGGCAAACCGGCGTATATGTCAGCCGTTGTACCGTGCCGGCAGACTTATTGAATGAAGGACGTTATGCGGTGGGAATCAACGCCAGTTCCTTCCGTGTGCGCCGGTATTTTCAGGATGATCAGGCTTTGAGTTTTACGGTGGATGCGACCGGTGCGCCCGGCACGCACTGGACAGAAGCCCGGTTGGGTCCACTGCGTCCGCGTTTGGACTGGAAAATTGAGGTGAAAGCATGA
- a CDS encoding capsule polysaccharide biosynthesis family protein, protein MKAAGKQVIKQFLGQIPFTAELYWLLRQNGKPIRTRFSLKHLQSELPEMVRQAEAMRRVVETSKNVFIFATLHYWIEHTALLGMALAAQGHRVTLGFLPYAEWQEPINLFDLRRQNAYARKVLSTAEPWLHPVSFLNNRPTVVRLPDEVMDAVRLVSNYDAQYTLQVEDVDLESGIYKLRLERNTEAARTLYPYLKANRPDVVIVPNGTIQELGVAYRIARILNIPVVTYEFGDQRQRIWLAQNAEVMRQETDALWEAHQGASLTPEQLERMRALFMARQRGALWENFARQWQGTPAQGGNTIREQLRLDERPLALLATNVLGDSLTLGRQVFSQSMAEWIERTVQYFAGRPDVQLVIRIHPGEVLTHGQSMMDVVKRVLPRLPEHIRLIGPKEKINTYDLVEVADVGLVYTTTVGMEMAICGLPVIVSGQTHYRGRGFTFDPDSWVSYYKLLGQILSKPSAYRLSRQQVESAWEYAYRFFFDYPRPFPWHLVRAWEDYKARPLQSVLSDEGLAQYGDTFRYLVGDPIDWKRILQENP, encoded by the coding sequence ATGAAAGCGGCAGGCAAGCAAGTCATCAAGCAATTTTTGGGGCAGATTCCATTTACTGCCGAACTGTACTGGCTCTTGCGCCAGAATGGCAAGCCCATTCGCACGCGCTTCAGCCTGAAGCACCTGCAAAGCGAACTACCCGAAATGGTGCGTCAGGCGGAAGCCATGCGTCGGGTAGTGGAAACCAGCAAAAATGTTTTCATTTTTGCCACCTTGCATTACTGGATTGAGCATACTGCCCTGCTAGGCATGGCGCTGGCGGCGCAGGGTCACCGCGTGACTCTGGGCTTTTTGCCCTATGCCGAGTGGCAGGAACCCATTAATCTCTTTGATTTACGCCGTCAGAACGCCTACGCCCGTAAGGTGTTGAGCACGGCAGAGCCGTGGTTACATCCGGTTTCATTTTTGAATAATCGTCCAACGGTTGTGCGCCTGCCTGATGAGGTCATGGATGCCGTGCGTCTGGTTTCGAATTACGATGCTCAGTACACCCTGCAGGTAGAAGACGTTGACCTGGAGAGCGGGATTTACAAACTGCGTTTGGAGCGTAACACCGAGGCGGCGCGTACGCTGTACCCCTACCTGAAAGCCAACCGCCCGGATGTGGTGATTGTTCCCAACGGCACCATTCAGGAACTGGGCGTAGCCTATCGCATTGCCCGCATCTTGAACATTCCCGTAGTCACCTATGAATTTGGCGATCAGCGTCAGCGCATCTGGCTGGCGCAGAATGCTGAGGTGATGCGTCAGGAAACCGATGCCCTTTGGGAAGCGCATCAGGGCGCTTCGCTGACTCCCGAACAACTGGAGCGCATGCGCGCCCTGTTCATGGCGCGCCAGCGCGGCGCGTTGTGGGAGAACTTTGCCCGTCAGTGGCAGGGTACGCCCGCGCAGGGCGGCAACACTATCCGCGAGCAGTTGCGTCTGGATGAGCGCCCGCTGGCACTGCTTGCGACCAATGTTCTGGGCGACAGCCTCACCCTGGGGCGACAGGTCTTCTCGCAGAGCATGGCGGAGTGGATTGAGCGCACCGTGCAGTACTTTGCCGGACGCCCGGATGTGCAGTTGGTCATCCGCATTCACCCCGGCGAGGTGCTGACTCACGGGCAATCCATGATGGATGTGGTCAAGCGTGTTCTGCCGCGCCTGCCGGAGCATATCCGCCTGATTGGACCAAAAGAGAAGATCAATACCTACGATCTGGTCGAGGTGGCGGATGTGGGGCTGGTGTACACCACTACTGTCGGCATGGAAATGGCCATATGCGGTTTGCCGGTGATTGTCAGCGGGCAAACGCACTACCGCGGCAGAGGCTTTACCTTCGATCCCGATTCGTGGGTGAGTTACTACAAACTGCTGGGGCAGATTTTGAGCAAACCCTCAGCCTACCGCCTCAGCCGTCAGCAGGTGGAAAGCGCCTGGGAGTACGCCTATCGCTTTTTCTTCGATTACCCGCGCCCGTTCCCGTGGCATCTGGTGCGCGCCTGGGAAGATTACAAAGCCCGTCCGCTTCAGAGTGTGCTGAGCGATGAAGGGCTGGCGCAGTACGGCGATACCTTCCGCTATCTGGTGGGCGATCCCATTGACTGGAAACGCATTTTGCAGGAGAACCCATGA
- a CDS encoding class I SAM-dependent methyltransferase codes for MSGEPVRQQVRSFYDQIGWQKEADGLYQNARYEDLRPVSAEYIHRCHLRVKRHLAPEGRYLLDAGSGPVQYPEYLTYSEGYQYRVCADLSIVALQEARRRLGEHALCVVADVAHLPFAPEAFDGVVSLHTLHHLPLEEQPNAYNELFRVLKSGKKGVVVNGWTDSPLMRRWAPLVALAERLGTWVARLRSRAVAAEKKTSVSQPTGTFVRKLDAAWLREHLQGKIPYEIYVWRSVSVRWLRALVHSITGGKVWLKLLYWLEERNPRWYGENGQYPLIVISKERRS; via the coding sequence ATGAGCGGAGAGCCGGTGCGCCAACAGGTGCGCTCATTTTACGACCAGATTGGCTGGCAGAAGGAAGCCGATGGGCTGTACCAGAATGCCCGCTATGAAGACCTGCGCCCGGTCTCGGCGGAGTACATTCACCGCTGTCATCTGCGCGTCAAGCGGCATCTTGCGCCCGAAGGGCGTTATCTGCTGGATGCCGGTTCAGGTCCGGTGCAGTACCCTGAGTACCTGACCTATTCTGAGGGATATCAGTACCGCGTTTGCGCCGACCTGTCCATCGTGGCTTTACAGGAAGCCCGCCGCAGGCTCGGGGAGCATGCCCTATGCGTGGTGGCAGATGTGGCGCATCTTCCCTTTGCGCCGGAAGCCTTTGACGGCGTGGTCTCTCTGCACACCCTGCACCATTTGCCTCTGGAAGAACAGCCCAACGCCTATAATGAACTCTTCCGCGTGTTGAAGAGTGGTAAAAAGGGCGTGGTGGTCAACGGCTGGACGGATTCGCCACTGATGCGCCGTTGGGCGCCGCTGGTGGCATTGGCAGAACGGCTGGGAACCTGGGTGGCGCGTCTGCGCAGTCGGGCTGTCGCGGCTGAGAAAAAGACATCTGTGTCTCAACCCACGGGGACGTTTGTGCGCAAACTGGATGCCGCCTGGCTCCGGGAGCATTTGCAGGGCAAAATTCCCTATGAAATCTATGTGTGGCGCAGTGTCAGTGTGCGCTGGCTGCGCGCTCTCGTTCATTCCATCACCGGCGGAAAGGTATGGCTCAAACTGCTTTACTGGCTGGAAGAGCGCAATCCGCGCTGGTATGGAGAAAATGGTCAGTATCCGCTGATTGTGATTTCGAAAGAACGCAGGAGTTAA
- the pseB gene encoding UDP-N-acetylglucosamine 4,6-dehydratase (inverting), translating to MNWSEKVVLITGGTGSFGKKFVEIMLNEYHPAKLIIYSRDELKQHEMRQSGFDHPSLRYFLGDVRDKDRLRRAFEGVDIVVHAAALKQVPACEYNPMEAIKTNILGSSNVVDAALDTGVEKVLALSTDKAVNPVNLYGATKLAAEKLIIQSNAYAGGKVTRLACVRYGNVVGSRGSVVPVFLKQRENGKVTVTDERMTRFWLTLEQGVRFVIRSIEQMRGGEVFVPKIPSMSIMDLARAVAPENDIEIIGIRPGEKLHEVLVSEDEARHTVELDDMFVVMPAEAIWFGLDWHDKGNPLPDGFRYASNNNSQWLTIEQIREMIRPIEEAHRKGVLE from the coding sequence ATGAACTGGAGTGAAAAGGTTGTGCTGATTACCGGGGGCACTGGTTCGTTCGGCAAGAAATTCGTAGAAATCATGCTCAATGAATACCATCCCGCCAAGTTGATTATTTACAGCCGGGATGAACTGAAACAGCATGAGATGCGTCAGTCGGGGTTTGATCACCCTTCTCTGCGCTACTTCCTGGGTGATGTGCGCGATAAAGACCGCCTGCGCCGTGCCTTTGAAGGGGTGGATATTGTTGTCCATGCCGCCGCGCTCAAGCAGGTGCCTGCCTGCGAGTACAACCCCATGGAAGCCATCAAGACCAACATTCTGGGGAGCAGTAACGTGGTGGATGCCGCACTGGATACCGGCGTGGAAAAGGTGCTGGCGCTCAGCACCGATAAGGCGGTCAATCCCGTCAATCTGTACGGCGCAACCAAACTGGCGGCAGAAAAACTCATCATCCAGTCCAATGCTTATGCCGGCGGCAAGGTGACGCGCCTTGCCTGCGTGCGTTATGGCAACGTGGTGGGAAGCCGTGGGAGCGTGGTGCCGGTGTTCCTGAAACAGCGCGAGAACGGCAAGGTCACGGTGACTGATGAACGCATGACCCGCTTCTGGCTGACGCTGGAACAGGGCGTGCGCTTTGTCATCCGCAGTATCGAGCAGATGCGCGGCGGCGAGGTGTTCGTTCCCAAGATTCCCAGTATGTCTATCATGGATTTAGCCCGTGCCGTTGCGCCAGAGAACGACATTGAAATTATCGGCATTCGTCCCGGCGAGAAACTGCACGAGGTGCTGGTTTCGGAAGACGAAGCCCGCCACACGGTGGAACTGGATGATATGTTCGTGGTCATGCCCGCCGAAGCCATCTGGTTTGGTCTGGACTGGCACGACAAGGGCAATCCTCTGCCCGATGGCTTCCGTTACGCCAGCAATAACAATTCTCAGTGGCTGACTATTGAACAAATCCGCGAGATGATTCGCCCTATAGAAGAAGCGCACCGTAAGGGAGTGCTGGAGTAA
- a CDS encoding SDR family oxidoreductase yields the protein MGERRKRLLVTGASGLLGISLCLDAVGDFEVIGVVNSRRLAGAPFSQVQADFTQTGSAAKLIEEVRPDWVVHCAALADLDACEKNSALSARLNANLPGEVAEACYRSGARLVYISTDAVFDGERGGYREDDQPNPQSVYARDKWLGEQAVWQANPQAIVARVNFYGWSLLGQRSLAEKFYYTLAAGKGMMGFTDVYFCPLVNQHLGRILLEMLEKGLEGLYHVFSAECQSKYAFGVALAKRFGLDAGLIRPVSVQEAGLAARRSPNLTMRVEKLEAALGHAMPGQEEELEAFHRLYLEGYPQRLRAMVAVA from the coding sequence ATGGGAGAACGGCGCAAACGTCTGCTGGTGACGGGAGCAAGCGGCTTGCTGGGCATCAGCCTCTGCCTCGATGCAGTGGGCGATTTCGAGGTCATTGGGGTGGTGAACAGCCGCCGTCTTGCTGGCGCGCCGTTTTCCCAGGTTCAGGCAGATTTTACGCAAACCGGTTCTGCCGCAAAGTTGATTGAGGAAGTGCGCCCGGATTGGGTGGTGCATTGCGCCGCTCTGGCAGACCTGGACGCCTGCGAGAAAAATTCTGCCCTTTCGGCGCGTTTGAACGCAAACCTGCCCGGTGAGGTAGCCGAAGCCTGTTACAGGTCAGGAGCGCGCCTGGTGTACATCTCCACCGATGCGGTGTTCGACGGCGAACGCGGCGGCTACCGCGAGGATGACCAGCCCAATCCACAAAGCGTCTATGCCCGCGACAAGTGGCTGGGCGAGCAGGCGGTTTGGCAAGCCAATCCGCAGGCGATTGTGGCGCGGGTCAACTTTTACGGCTGGAGTTTGCTGGGTCAGCGCAGTCTGGCGGAGAAGTTTTACTACACCCTTGCGGCAGGCAAGGGCATGATGGGCTTTACCGATGTGTACTTCTGTCCACTGGTCAACCAGCACCTGGGACGGATTTTGCTGGAAATGCTGGAAAAGGGCTTGGAAGGGCTGTACCACGTCTTCAGCGCAGAATGTCAGAGCAAGTACGCCTTTGGCGTGGCGCTGGCAAAACGCTTTGGGCTGGATGCCGGATTAATTCGTCCGGTTTCGGTGCAGGAAGCCGGTCTGGCGGCGCGGCGCTCTCCCAATTTGACCATGCGCGTAGAAAAACTGGAAGCGGCTTTGGGACATGCCATGCCCGGACAGGAAGAGGAACTGGAAGCATTCCATCGTCTGTATCTTGAGGGTTACCCTCAACGACTGCGGGCGATGGTGGCTGTTGCGTAA
- a CDS encoding N-acetylneuraminate synthase family protein: MDIQIGNRLVGLNHPTYFIADIAANHDGSLERAKQLIRLAKEAGADAAKFQNFRAPKIVSDYGFKALGGQKSHQATWRKSVFEVYQDASIPFEWTYELKAVCDEVGIDYFSSPYDFEATDFLVPYMPAIKIGSGEITWHEALEHIARKGLPVILATGASDIGEVAAAVRLILSINKQLVLMQCNTNYTASLENFNHVHLNVLKTYGLMFPDVVLGLSDHTPGHAAVLGAVALGARVIEKHFTDDNNREGPDHKFAMNPDTWAQMVENTRQLERALGSADKFVAENEQETVVLQRRCLRAARDLPAGTVITREHLDVLRPAPRDAIMPYDIPRVLGKRLIVDKVAGQELRWTDLGE; this comes from the coding sequence ATGGACATTCAAATTGGCAATCGTCTGGTTGGTTTGAATCATCCCACCTATTTCATCGCGGACATTGCCGCCAATCATGACGGTAGTCTGGAACGGGCAAAGCAGTTGATTCGTCTTGCCAAAGAAGCCGGCGCCGATGCCGCCAAGTTCCAGAATTTCCGCGCGCCCAAAATCGTTTCCGATTACGGTTTTAAGGCGCTGGGCGGGCAGAAGTCGCACCAGGCCACCTGGCGCAAGAGTGTCTTTGAGGTCTATCAGGATGCATCCATTCCTTTCGAATGGACGTATGAACTCAAAGCCGTCTGTGATGAAGTGGGTATTGATTACTTCTCTTCCCCCTACGACTTTGAAGCCACCGACTTCCTTGTGCCTTACATGCCTGCCATCAAAATAGGTTCGGGAGAGATTACCTGGCATGAAGCCCTGGAACACATTGCCCGCAAGGGCTTGCCCGTCATTCTGGCTACCGGCGCGTCCGACATTGGCGAGGTGGCGGCGGCGGTGCGCCTGATTCTTTCCATCAACAAGCAACTGGTGCTGATGCAGTGCAATACCAACTACACCGCCAGCCTGGAAAACTTCAACCATGTGCATCTCAACGTGCTGAAGACCTATGGACTGATGTTCCCGGATGTGGTGCTGGGGCTCTCCGATCATACCCCCGGACATGCCGCCGTGCTGGGCGCGGTCGCGCTGGGCGCGCGGGTGATTGAAAAGCACTTTACCGACGATAACAACCGCGAAGGTCCAGACCACAAATTTGCCATGAACCCCGATACCTGGGCGCAGATGGTGGAAAACACCCGTCAGTTGGAGCGGGCGCTGGGCTCGGCAGATAAATTCGTTGCCGAGAATGAGCAGGAAACCGTCGTTTTGCAACGGCGTTGCCTGCGCGCCGCTCGCGATTTGCCCGCCGGAACTGTCATTACCCGCGAGCATCTGGATGTACTGCGCCCGGCTCCGCGCGATGCCATCATGCCCTATGACATTCCGCGCGTGCTGGGCAAGCGATTAATCGTGGATAAGGTTGCCGGTCAGGAACTGCGCTGGACCGACCTGGGAGAGTAA
- a CDS encoding glycosyltransferase family 4 protein: MRVLYFTRAYTPHDHRFLSALAESGQEVFYLPLENDGKALEDRPLPPQVERLHWQGGSGRFRWRDVPARVLELRRILRQVNPDVIHAGPVQTCAFVAALAGASPLVTMSWGSDLLKDAFSSGWMKWVTRFTLRASHVLVGDCLAVRDAAAGLGFPAEHVVLFPWGVNLERFHPVRESSPLRERLGWQDAFVVLSLRSWEPIYGVETVVDAFAQAFEEEPRLRLILLGQGSLAGRIQQRLHQRQLHEVVYLGGQVNQDDLPRFYQAADLYVSASHSDGSSVSLMEALASGLPVLVSDIPGNREWVTPGEAGWLFPVEDAHALAQGILRAVREPETLKDMRIRARRLAEERADWRKNFPKLLEAYRMALRRTGKLVEEKQPL, translated from the coding sequence ATGCGCGTTTTGTACTTCACCCGCGCTTACACCCCGCACGATCACCGCTTTCTTTCGGCGCTGGCAGAAAGCGGTCAGGAAGTGTTTTACCTGCCGCTGGAAAACGATGGTAAAGCGCTGGAAGACCGCCCGCTCCCGCCTCAGGTGGAGCGTCTTCACTGGCAGGGCGGGAGCGGACGCTTCCGCTGGCGGGATGTGCCCGCGCGGGTGCTGGAACTGCGCCGTATTCTTCGTCAGGTGAACCCGGACGTGATTCATGCCGGTCCGGTGCAAACCTGCGCCTTCGTGGCGGCGCTGGCGGGGGCGTCCCCGCTGGTGACCATGTCCTGGGGTTCGGACTTGCTCAAGGATGCATTCTCCAGCGGGTGGATGAAATGGGTGACGCGCTTCACCCTGCGCGCCAGCCATGTGCTGGTGGGCGATTGCCTTGCCGTGCGCGATGCCGCGGCGGGGTTGGGCTTCCCGGCGGAGCATGTGGTGCTGTTCCCCTGGGGCGTCAATCTGGAGCGCTTCCATCCCGTGCGGGAGTCTTCTCCCCTGCGGGAGCGGCTGGGCTGGCAGGATGCCTTTGTGGTCCTCTCCCTGCGTTCGTGGGAGCCGATCTACGGCGTGGAGACGGTGGTGGATGCCTTTGCGCAAGCCTTTGAAGAAGAACCCCGCCTGCGCCTCATCTTGCTGGGGCAGGGTTCGCTGGCGGGACGCATTCAACAGCGCCTGCATCAGCGTCAATTGCATGAGGTGGTGTACCTGGGCGGGCAGGTCAATCAGGACGATTTACCGCGCTTCTATCAGGCGGCGGATTTATACGTCAGCGCCTCTCATTCCGACGGCTCTTCGGTCTCGCTGATGGAAGCCCTGGCGAGCGGCTTGCCCGTGCTGGTCTCGGACATTCCCGGAAACCGCGAGTGGGTCACTCCCGGAGAGGCGGGCTGGCTCTTCCCTGTTGAAGATGCCCATGCGCTGGCGCAGGGGATTCTGCGGGCAGTGCGCGAACCGGAGACATTGAAAGACATGCGCATCCGCGCTCGCCGTCTTGCTGAAGAGCGCGCCGACTGGCGCAAAAACTTCCCGAAACTGCTGGAGGCGTACCGCATGGCGCTCCGGCGGACGGGAAAACTCGTGGAGGAAAAGCAACCCCTATGA
- a CDS encoding cytidylyltransferase domain-containing protein yields MTNTVILIQARMTSSRLPGKVLLDLGGQPALAWCVERCKQARSAQRVVVATTTNASDDPVAALCHQRGWEVFRGSEFDVLDRFVQAARWAQADVVVRVTADCPLIDPAEIDRVVEAFFATGADFAANRLPPPWKRTTPIGLDTEVCRMAALERAWREAAQKFEREHVMPYLYDEPGRFRVHIADWEQDLSHHRWTLDTPEDYQFLREVVKRLGNRMDVRWQDVLALLEAEPQLMQINAGVRHKSGLEHDPRMK; encoded by the coding sequence ATGACCAACACCGTCATTCTCATTCAAGCCCGTATGACTTCCAGCCGTCTGCCCGGAAAAGTCCTGCTGGATTTGGGCGGTCAACCGGCGCTGGCGTGGTGCGTGGAACGCTGTAAGCAAGCCCGCTCCGCTCAGCGGGTGGTGGTGGCAACCACCACCAATGCCTCGGACGACCCGGTGGCGGCGTTGTGCCATCAGCGCGGCTGGGAGGTCTTCCGCGGTAGTGAGTTTGATGTGCTGGATCGTTTTGTTCAGGCGGCGCGCTGGGCGCAGGCGGATGTGGTCGTGCGCGTCACCGCCGACTGTCCGCTGATTGACCCCGCCGAGATTGACCGGGTGGTGGAGGCTTTCTTTGCCACCGGTGCGGATTTTGCCGCCAATCGTCTGCCGCCCCCCTGGAAGCGTACCACCCCCATTGGACTGGATACCGAGGTGTGCCGCATGGCGGCGCTGGAACGGGCATGGCGCGAAGCCGCCCAAAAGTTCGAGCGTGAGCATGTCATGCCTTATCTCTATGATGAACCCGGGCGCTTTCGCGTTCACATTGCCGACTGGGAACAGGATTTGAGCCATCACCGCTGGACGCTGGATACCCCCGAGGATTACCAGTTCCTGCGCGAAGTGGTAAAGCGTCTGGGCAACCGCATGGATGTGCGCTGGCAGGATGTGCTGGCATTGCTGGAAGCCGAACCGCAGTTGATGCAAATTAACGCCGGCGTGCGCCACAAATCCGGGTTGGAACATGACCCCCGCATGAAGTGA
- a CDS encoding glycosyltransferase family A protein encodes MRVGQNPAKFVKEVARPERITVAVLNYIPFLSGFYAEALDVLKVCLESARTEAGLPFDLLVFDNASCEEVRQYLLDEHQAGRIQYLFLSEKNLGKGGAWNIILSGAPGEIISYADSDVLFSPGWLKRSVEILETYPNVGMVTARPFRTREEYMTATLDWARRTSEVQVEQGQLIPWETFLEFDLSLGQSEEEIRQRYESTRDVRLTYQGVPAFVGASHWQFTAWKSTLQNFLPFNMDRPMGQVKQLDERMNAAGFLRLMTAEPLAMNMSNTLRGVRQTVTAPAPQPGRKKTSPLLEFPPVKKVLLSLYDSIFRWYYDR; translated from the coding sequence ATGCGCGTTGGACAGAACCCGGCAAAATTCGTCAAAGAGGTAGCCCGTCCGGAACGCATTACCGTTGCGGTGCTGAATTATATTCCTTTTCTCAGCGGTTTTTACGCTGAGGCGCTGGACGTGCTGAAAGTGTGCCTGGAAAGCGCCCGCACCGAGGCAGGTTTGCCCTTTGATTTACTGGTCTTCGATAACGCTTCCTGCGAAGAGGTGCGCCAGTACCTTTTGGATGAGCATCAAGCCGGACGCATTCAGTACCTTTTCCTTTCAGAGAAGAATCTGGGCAAGGGCGGCGCCTGGAACATCATCCTCTCCGGTGCGCCCGGCGAGATCATCTCGTATGCCGACAGCGATGTGCTTTTCTCTCCGGGCTGGCTCAAGCGTTCGGTCGAGATTCTGGAAACCTACCCCAACGTGGGCATGGTGACCGCGCGCCCCTTCCGCACCCGCGAGGAATACATGACCGCCACACTGGACTGGGCGCGGCGCACCTCTGAGGTGCAGGTGGAGCAGGGTCAACTCATCCCCTGGGAGACCTTCCTGGAATTTGACCTCAGTTTGGGACAGAGCGAGGAAGAAATCCGCCAGCGTTATGAAAGCACCCGCGACGTGCGCCTGACTTATCAGGGCGTTCCGGCGTTTGTGGGCGCTTCGCACTGGCAGTTTACCGCCTGGAAGAGTACCCTGCAGAATTTCCTGCCCTTCAACATGGATCGCCCGATGGGGCAGGTTAAGCAACTGGACGAGCGCATGAACGCCGCGGGTTTTCTGCGTCTGATGACTGCCGAACCGCTGGCGATGAACATGAGCAACACCCTGCGCGGCGTCCGTCAGACGGTTACCGCGCCTGCACCCCAACCCGGGCGCAAGAAAACTTCTCCCCTGCTGGAGTTTCCGCCGGTGAAGAAGGTGTTGCTCTCACTCTACGATTCCATTTTCCGCTGGTATTATGACCGATAA
- a CDS encoding Gfo/Idh/MocA family protein — MKFLIAGFGSIGRRHLRNLRALGEEDILLLRSHRSTLPDDEIAGLPVETDIHAALAHRPDAVIIANPTALHLQVAIPAAEQGCSILMEKPIADSTEDIPALRRALEKGGGQLLVGFQFRFHPTLQQAAKLLSEGVIGRVVSVRSHWGEYLPNWHPWEDYRQSYAARPDLGGGVILTLCHPFDYLRWLLGEYAIGWAGGGTLGDLELQVEDCAEIGLKFRNGAVGTLHLDYLQQPPRHTLEVIGTAGTLQWDNADATLRVFRAGESDWQVFSAPEGFERNWMFLEEMRHFLAVARREVQPACTLEDGVRALQLALAAREALKAI, encoded by the coding sequence ATGAAATTTCTGATTGCCGGATTTGGTTCGATTGGCAGACGTCACCTGCGCAATTTGCGTGCGCTGGGAGAGGAAGATATCCTGCTTCTGCGCTCCCATCGCAGTACCCTGCCTGATGATGAAATTGCCGGATTGCCGGTAGAAACCGATATCCACGCCGCGCTGGCGCACCGCCCGGATGCGGTGATTATTGCCAACCCCACCGCACTGCACCTGCAGGTAGCCATTCCGGCGGCGGAGCAGGGCTGTTCTATCCTCATGGAAAAGCCCATTGCCGACTCCACCGAGGACATTCCCGCCCTGCGGCGTGCGCTGGAAAAGGGCGGCGGGCAGTTGCTGGTGGGCTTTCAGTTCCGCTTTCATCCCACCTTACAGCAAGCCGCCAAACTGCTCTCTGAGGGTGTTATCGGACGGGTGGTTTCGGTGCGTTCGCACTGGGGCGAATACTTGCCCAACTGGCATCCCTGGGAGGACTACCGCCAGAGTTATGCCGCGCGTCCCGACCTGGGCGGCGGGGTGATTCTGACTCTCTGTCATCCGTTCGATTACCTGCGCTGGTTGCTTGGCGAGTATGCCATCGGCTGGGCAGGCGGCGGTACCCTGGGCGATCTGGAATTGCAGGTGGAGGACTGCGCCGAGATTGGGTTGAAGTTCCGCAACGGCGCGGTGGGCACATTGCATCTGGATTACCTGCAACAGCCCCCCCGCCATACGCTGGAAGTCATCGGCACGGCAGGCACCTTGCAGTGGGACAACGCCGATGCCACCTTGCGGGTGTTCCGCGCGGGCGAAAGTGACTGGCAGGTCTTCTCTGCACCAGAGGGCTTTGAGCGCAACTGGATGTTCCTTGAAGAGATGCGCCACTTCCTGGCGGTGGCTCGCCGGGAAGTTCAGCCTGCCTGCACGCTGGAAGACGGCGTGCGCGCTCTGCAACTGGCGCTGGCGGCTCGCGAAGCCCTGAAAGCGATATAA